The Crocosphaera subtropica ATCC 51142 genome includes a window with the following:
- a CDS encoding chemotaxis protein CheW produces the protein MIETQSLSKQKAVGDPYLQLQIDSQTQILLPMVMTKEVLNIPSSRLTVMPNMPPFFLGLLNQRSRIFWAVDLGHFLNLSSLKLDCPHYSIAIIHSRKKALALAVEKVMGVTRFPQEKIESPFSTVEAGLIPYLQGCIPQERQLFLILDPEAILEAAILNI, from the coding sequence ATGATAGAAACTCAGTCTTTATCTAAACAAAAGGCAGTTGGTGATCCCTATCTTCAGTTACAGATTGATAGTCAAACACAGATTTTGTTGCCGATGGTAATGACAAAAGAAGTATTAAATATCCCTTCTAGTCGTTTAACGGTTATGCCTAATATGCCTCCCTTTTTTTTAGGATTATTAAATCAACGGAGTCGGATTTTTTGGGCAGTAGATCTGGGACACTTTCTTAACTTATCGTCACTTAAATTAGACTGTCCACATTATTCTATTGCTATTATTCACTCTAGAAAAAAAGCCTTAGCTTTAGCAGTTGAAAAAGTGATGGGAGTGACTCGGTTTCCTCAAGAGAAAATAGAATCTCCTTTTAGTACCGTTGAAGCAGGTTTAATTCCTTATTTACAAGGTTGTATTCCTCAAGAAAGACAGCTTTTTCTAATTTTAGACCCTGAAGCCATTTTAGAGGCAGCTATTTTAAATATTTGA
- the recO gene encoding DNA repair protein RecO, translating to MSRTYQTTGIVLKGMPFQEADRLVTLLSPEYGLIRAIVPGARKQKSKLRGRCELFVINELLIAKGRSLDKITQAETLESYPGLSKDLGKLAAAQYLAELALNLALDDQPQLELYELLNEHLRRLEKMSVAESLYGYLAQAVFHLLAIAGIGPQVHCCCLTQEELTPNFNDPNWCVGFSFDAGGLINLEIKDRGKNNSHSVVLPIINHKLKASELTLLQHLNQSSLPHPGKILPATILDSHFTVPWLEVEHLLRNYAQYQLGRYFRSVTLIDNLPEAEF from the coding sequence GTGAGTCGCACCTATCAAACCACAGGCATCGTATTGAAAGGAATGCCTTTTCAAGAAGCCGATCGCTTAGTGACCCTTTTGTCTCCTGAGTATGGCTTAATTCGGGCTATTGTTCCTGGCGCAAGAAAGCAAAAATCAAAACTTAGGGGACGTTGTGAATTATTTGTTATCAATGAGTTACTTATTGCCAAAGGGCGATCGCTTGATAAAATTACTCAGGCTGAAACCTTAGAATCTTATCCAGGGTTAAGCAAAGATTTAGGAAAGTTGGCAGCCGCCCAATATTTAGCGGAATTGGCATTAAATTTGGCGTTAGACGATCAACCTCAACTCGAACTATATGAACTGTTAAACGAGCATTTACGACGGTTAGAAAAGATGTCCGTGGCTGAAAGTTTATATGGATATTTAGCTCAAGCTGTGTTTCATTTGTTGGCGATCGCTGGTATTGGTCCTCAAGTTCATTGTTGTTGTCTAACACAAGAAGAATTAACCCCTAATTTTAACGATCCCAACTGGTGTGTTGGCTTTAGTTTTGATGCCGGTGGACTGATTAATTTAGAGATTAAAGATAGAGGAAAAAATAATTCTCATTCTGTTGTTTTACCAATAATCAATCATAAACTCAAAGCTTCAGAATTAACTTTATTACAACACCTTAATCAATCTTCTTTACCCCATCCAGGTAAAATTTTACCAGCTACAATTCTTGATAGTCATTTTACGGTTCCTTGGCTAGAAGTAGAACATCTATTAAGAAATTATGCCCAATATCAACTAGGGCGTTATTTTCGCTCGGTTACACTGATTGATAATTTACCTGAAGCAGAATTTTAA
- a CDS encoding DUF751 family protein — MGEFFENVSRYPRYLISFTLGVFLVFFDWIKPLFKNPVSAIAVGGIGLGVFSLLYFTLRAMLGLSTV, encoded by the coding sequence ATGGGAGAATTTTTTGAAAATGTATCACGTTATCCCCGTTATCTGATTAGCTTTACATTGGGGGTGTTTTTAGTGTTTTTTGACTGGATTAAACCCCTATTTAAAAATCCTGTTAGTGCGATCGCCGTTGGAGGGATTGGCTTAGGAGTCTTTTCTCTGCTTTATTTTACGTTACGGGCAATGTTAGGATTATCTACAGTTTAG
- a CDS encoding response regulator transcription factor — translation MPKVLVIEDTASEMELISDYLRDSGYTVIGTTDAKDALGKINQHKPNIIITDLVMPGMNGLELCRSIRKNPETQNLPIVVCTSKDQDLDRMWAMKQGADVYVTKPFSKEQLVRAIRSVE, via the coding sequence ATGCCTAAAGTTTTAGTTATAGAAGATACAGCATCTGAAATGGAATTAATCAGTGATTATCTGCGAGATAGTGGTTACACAGTAATAGGAACTACTGATGCTAAAGATGCCCTAGGAAAAATCAATCAACACAAACCTAATATCATTATCACTGATTTAGTCATGCCTGGTATGAATGGCTTAGAATTATGTCGTAGTATTCGCAAAAACCCTGAAACTCAAAATTTACCCATTGTGGTGTGTACCTCAAAAGATCAAGACTTAGATCGGATGTGGGCGATGAAACAAGGGGCTGATGTTTATGTGACAAAACCCTTTAGTAAAGAACAATTGGTTCGTGCCATTAGATCCGTTGAATAA
- the ileS gene encoding isoleucine--tRNA ligase, producing MTDPKSYKDTVNLPKTNFSMRANAVKREPELQKFWADNQIYEKLSQENPEEVFVLHDGPPYANGSLHMGHALNKTLKDIINKYKLLRGYKVRYVPGWDCHGLPIELKVLQSMKSKEREGLTPLKLRHKARDFALKTQEEQAKGFKRFGVWGDWENPYLTLTPEYEAAQIGVFGEMALKGYIYRGLKPVHWSPSSQTALAEAELEYPEGHTSRSIFAAFPIIKASKDTEEILQPFLNKLGVAIWTTTPWTLPGNLAVALNPDLNYAVVEQNSDVCNYQYLIVAADLVERLSTTFETELTVKATLPGKALEHTIYRHPLYDRESEILIGGDYVTTESGTGLVHTAPGHGQEDYMVGQRYGLGILSPVDAKGNFTEEARQFAGLNVLKDANEVIINELKEKGSLLKEEAYQHKYPYDWRTKKPTIFRATEQWFASVKGFRDAALTAIKTVQWIPAQGENRITPMVSDRSDWCISRQRSWGLPIPVFYDEETNEPLLTEETIKHIQTIFAEKGSDAWWEMSIEALLPDQYKADAHKYRKGTDTMDVWFDSGSSWASVAKQRPELKYPADIYLEGSDQHRGWFQSSLLTSVAVNEIAPYKTVLTHGFVLDEKGHKMSKSLGNIVDPNVIINGGKNQKQEPPYGADVLRLWVSSVDYSSDVPIGKTILKQLSDIYRKIRNTARFLLGNLHDFDPKKDTVSYEELPELDRYMLHRITEVFTEVTDAFETYQFFRFFQTVQNFCVVDLSNFYLDIAKDRLYISHPESIRRRSCQTVLAIAIENLAKAIAPVLCHMAEDIWQFLPYETPYKSVFTAGWVKTSKQWENSELSASWAKIRGIRNEVNNALELARKEKAIGSSLDAKVLLYVPEQNLRQQLEKFNPADSLTGNHVDELRYFVLASQVELVDSLDSIKNADYHSESDLVSVGVIKAEGEKCDRCWNYSTKVGEFKDDPTICERCNAALVGDF from the coding sequence GTGACAGACCCCAAAAGCTACAAAGATACGGTAAACCTACCCAAGACTAATTTTAGTATGCGGGCCAATGCTGTAAAGCGAGAACCCGAATTACAGAAATTTTGGGCAGATAATCAAATTTACGAGAAATTGTCCCAAGAAAATCCCGAAGAGGTCTTTGTTCTGCACGATGGCCCGCCCTATGCCAATGGTTCTCTGCACATGGGCCATGCGTTAAACAAAACCCTCAAAGACATTATCAATAAATATAAACTACTGCGAGGTTATAAAGTTCGGTATGTTCCCGGTTGGGACTGTCACGGACTCCCCATCGAACTCAAAGTCTTACAAAGTATGAAGTCAAAAGAGAGGGAAGGGTTAACCCCTCTCAAATTACGCCATAAAGCCCGTGATTTTGCCCTGAAAACCCAAGAAGAACAGGCAAAAGGTTTCAAACGGTTCGGCGTGTGGGGAGACTGGGAAAACCCCTATTTAACCCTAACCCCTGAATATGAAGCAGCGCAAATTGGCGTATTTGGGGAAATGGCCTTGAAAGGGTACATTTATCGGGGACTTAAACCGGTTCATTGGAGTCCAAGTTCTCAAACTGCATTAGCTGAGGCAGAATTAGAATATCCTGAAGGTCATACGTCAAGAAGTATTTTTGCTGCTTTTCCTATCATTAAAGCCTCAAAAGATACAGAAGAAATTTTACAACCTTTCTTAAATAAGTTAGGGGTTGCTATCTGGACAACAACCCCTTGGACCCTCCCAGGAAACTTAGCCGTTGCTCTTAATCCTGATCTTAATTATGCTGTGGTAGAACAGAATTCTGATGTTTGTAACTATCAGTATTTAATTGTAGCTGCTGATTTGGTAGAAAGATTATCAACTACCTTTGAAACCGAGTTAACGGTAAAAGCAACTCTCCCAGGAAAAGCTTTAGAACATACTATTTATCGTCATCCTTTGTATGATAGAGAGAGTGAAATTCTTATCGGCGGTGACTATGTTACCACCGAATCTGGTACGGGTTTAGTTCATACTGCACCGGGTCATGGACAAGAAGATTATATGGTAGGACAACGGTACGGTTTAGGGATTTTGTCTCCTGTCGATGCTAAAGGCAATTTTACCGAAGAAGCTAGACAATTTGCCGGTTTAAATGTTCTCAAAGATGCCAATGAAGTCATTATTAATGAGTTAAAAGAAAAAGGCTCATTATTGAAAGAAGAAGCCTATCAACATAAATATCCTTATGATTGGCGCACTAAAAAACCGACAATCTTTCGAGCCACCGAACAATGGTTTGCCTCTGTAAAAGGGTTCCGTGATGCTGCTTTGACGGCTATTAAAACAGTGCAATGGATTCCGGCACAAGGAGAAAATAGAATCACGCCAATGGTTAGCGATCGCTCAGATTGGTGTATTTCTCGTCAACGGAGTTGGGGTTTACCGATTCCTGTATTTTATGATGAAGAAACTAACGAACCATTACTGACAGAAGAAACCATCAAACACATTCAGACAATTTTTGCCGAAAAAGGCTCAGATGCTTGGTGGGAGATGTCTATTGAAGCGTTATTACCTGATCAATATAAAGCAGATGCTCACAAATATCGTAAAGGAACTGATACAATGGATGTATGGTTTGACTCTGGATCTTCTTGGGCTTCAGTAGCAAAACAAAGACCAGAATTAAAGTATCCTGCTGATATTTATTTGGAAGGAAGTGATCAGCATCGGGGATGGTTTCAGTCAAGTTTATTAACCAGTGTAGCCGTTAATGAAATTGCTCCTTATAAGACAGTATTGACTCATGGTTTCGTCTTAGATGAAAAAGGACATAAGATGAGTAAATCATTAGGCAATATTGTTGATCCTAATGTTATTATCAATGGTGGTAAGAATCAAAAACAAGAACCTCCTTATGGGGCAGATGTGCTAAGATTGTGGGTGTCATCGGTAGATTATTCTTCAGATGTGCCTATTGGTAAAACTATCCTGAAACAGTTATCTGATATTTATCGCAAGATTCGCAACACTGCTAGATTTTTACTCGGTAACTTACACGATTTTGATCCCAAGAAAGATACGGTAAGCTACGAAGAATTACCCGAATTAGATCGTTATATGTTACATCGCATCACCGAAGTTTTTACAGAAGTAACTGATGCGTTTGAAACCTATCAATTCTTCCGTTTCTTCCAAACGGTACAAAATTTCTGTGTGGTAGATTTATCTAATTTCTATCTCGATATTGCCAAAGATAGACTGTATATTTCTCATCCTGAGTCGATACGTCGTCGTAGTTGTCAAACGGTACTAGCTATTGCTATTGAAAATTTAGCCAAAGCCATCGCTCCTGTATTATGTCACATGGCCGAAGACATTTGGCAATTTTTACCCTACGAAACCCCTTATAAATCCGTTTTCACAGCAGGATGGGTAAAAACATCAAAACAGTGGGAAAATTCAGAATTATCTGCTTCCTGGGCGAAAATCAGGGGAATCAGAAATGAAGTAAATAACGCCCTAGAATTAGCCAGAAAAGAGAAAGCGATCGGTTCTTCTTTAGATGCAAAAGTGTTACTCTATGTCCCGGAGCAAAACTTAAGACAACAACTCGAAAAATTCAATCCTGCTGATAGTTTAACAGGAAATCATGTAGATGAATTACGTTATTTTGTTTTAGCCTCTCAAGTGGAATTAGTTGATAGTTTAGACAGTATTAAAAATGCCGACTATCACAGCGAGTCTGACTTAGTTTCTGTGGGGGTTATTAAAGCAGAAGGAGAGAAATGTGATCGCTGTTGGAACTATTCAACAAAAGTTGGAGAATTTAAAGATGATCCTACTATTTGTGAACGGTGTAACGCTGCTTTAGTTGGAGATTTTTAG
- a CDS encoding polysaccharide ABC transporter ATP-binding protein translates to MADEVLVKVDHVSKKFCRDLKQSLWYGVQDIMSEVTARKYEHELRKGEFWSVNDISFELRRGECLGLIGPNGAGKSTLLKILNGLIKPDKGRIELRGRIGALIELSAGFNGILTGRENIYSRGAVLGFTKEEIDKKLDAIIDFSELEEFIDTPVVNYSSGMKVRLGFAVAAQMEPDVLLLDEVLAVGDVGFRAKCFNSIYKMMKNAAVILVSHSMPQINRVCSDILVMNHGQPVFQGKDVPKGIDKFYSYFQGEEGGIILGNGQATIHHISLNGNDSNDIVDIAYAEKLWLDFRITVNSAISKFDIIIGFLNQELQIIAQSCSNYQEVTFVNKNKAMDIKFELDNIILNPGTYSLFINILTENNGEVLCKHYNIRKFNIVGHFYGYAPVQFQGNWTF, encoded by the coding sequence ATGGCTGATGAAGTCCTAGTTAAAGTTGACCATGTGTCCAAAAAATTTTGTCGTGATCTCAAACAGTCTCTCTGGTATGGTGTACAGGATATCATGTCAGAAGTAACGGCTCGAAAGTATGAACATGAACTCAGAAAGGGCGAGTTTTGGTCTGTGAATGATATATCTTTTGAGTTACGCCGAGGAGAATGTTTAGGACTAATTGGCCCGAATGGAGCCGGCAAAAGTACCCTTTTAAAAATTCTCAATGGGCTAATAAAACCCGATAAAGGCAGAATCGAACTTCGAGGAAGAATCGGGGCATTAATTGAATTAAGTGCTGGTTTTAATGGAATTCTAACAGGTAGAGAAAATATTTATAGTCGAGGAGCAGTTTTAGGATTTACTAAAGAAGAAATTGATAAAAAACTGGATGCTATTATTGATTTTTCTGAGTTAGAAGAGTTTATTGATACCCCAGTCGTTAACTATAGTTCCGGAATGAAAGTCCGTCTAGGGTTTGCCGTTGCTGCTCAAATGGAACCCGATGTTCTTCTCTTAGATGAAGTTTTAGCAGTAGGAGATGTGGGTTTTAGAGCTAAGTGTTTTAATAGTATCTATAAGATGATGAAAAATGCTGCGGTTATTTTGGTTTCTCATAGTATGCCCCAAATTAACCGTGTTTGTTCTGACATTTTAGTTATGAATCATGGACAGCCCGTCTTTCAAGGAAAAGATGTTCCTAAAGGAATTGATAAATTTTATTCTTATTTTCAGGGAGAAGAAGGAGGAATTATTCTAGGAAATGGTCAAGCGACAATTCATCATATTTCTTTAAATGGCAACGATAGTAATGATATTGTTGATATTGCTTATGCAGAAAAATTATGGCTTGATTTCCGAATAACAGTTAATTCAGCAATTTCAAAATTTGATATAATTATTGGATTTCTAAATCAAGAACTGCAGATTATTGCACAATCTTGTTCAAACTATCAAGAAGTAACTTTTGTGAATAAAAATAAAGCGATGGATATTAAGTTTGAACTTGATAATATTATTTTAAACCCAGGTACTTATTCGTTATTTATTAATATTTTAACTGAAAATAATGGAGAAGTTTTATGCAAGCATTATAATATTAGAAAGTTTAATATCGTAGGGCATTTTTATGGTTACGCTCCAGTTCAATTTCAAGGAAATTGGACGTTTTAG